In a single window of the Melospiza melodia melodia isolate bMelMel2 unplaced genomic scaffold, bMelMel2.pri scaffold_45, whole genome shotgun sequence genome:
- the LOC134434665 gene encoding olfactory receptor 14J1-like: SYTGCAAQVFLIFFFLATELSLLTIMCYDRYVSICKPLHYGTLLGSRACAHMAAAAWASGFLYSLLHTANTFSLPLCHGNALGQFFCEIPQILKLSCSKSQVREVGLLAVSACLVFGCFVFIVFSYVQIFRAVLRIPSEQGRHKAFSTCLPHLGVLSLFISTATFAYLKPPNISSPSLDLALSVLYSVVPPALNPLIYSLRNQELKSWLH, translated from the coding sequence tcctacactggatgtgctgcccaagtctttctgatttttttttttcttgcaacagagctttcccttctgaccatcatgtgctatgaccgctacgtgtccatctgcaaacccctgcactacgggaccctcctgggcagcagagcttgtgcccacatggcagcagctgcctgggccagtggctttctctattcgctgctgcacacagccaatacattttccctgcccctgtgccatggcaatgccctgggccagttcttctgtgaaatcccacagatcctaaagctctcctgctccaaatcccaagtaagggaagtgggacttcttgctgtcagtgcctgtctggtatttggctgttttgtgttcattgttttctcctatgtgcagatcttcagagctgtgctgaggatcccctctgagcagggacggcacaaagccttttccacctgcctccctcacctgggtgtgctgtccctgtttatcagcacagccacatttgcctatttgaagcctcccaacatttcctccccatccctggatctggccctgtcagttctgtactcggtggtgcctccagccctgaaccccctcatctacagcctgaggaaccaggagctcaag